One Phyllopteryx taeniolatus isolate TA_2022b chromosome 3, UOR_Ptae_1.2, whole genome shotgun sequence genomic window, aaaaaaagacatcaataAATCCTCAGTGGAGTGACAGCTATACATGCCTAGTAATATATAAACAGAATATTATACTTTtcatataatgtaaataaaagcaGCAAGACTAGTCGGTAACAATGGATGTGTACATAAAGTATATAACAACATGTGACATCTCTGAAAAGATGGCCACAGAGACGAGATGCCCCATGAGCCCCAAGCTGCCCGCGGGACTAGACCTGGAGCTCTGCCATCATCCCTTGACCATGAGGAAAGTGGTCAACCTGGTGGTCGCCATGGAGAGGTTAAAGGGCAGCCGCACCGAAATGGCCCTCAGGAATAAATTCAGCGGGGAAAGCTTCCTCAACATCATGATCGATGACATCGTTGAAGGTAATTCTCAAATTCCATCCAATAGCCATTGTTTATATTCATTCCATATAAATATGTTTGGTgcatatttaaccaaaccacataactgtcttacgaaagtctgctagcacacaatgcaaaacgccaaagacgggctaacaaatataGTATTGATGGTGCGGTAGTTAgtttaaacctttaaacaatggatatttgaTCACAAACAGTGCAGTAGCTCACATGCACAATATTCATGTGAATATATTATATCATGTATACTCTGCGATAAACTACTGTTACTGAAGCTTATGCTCTGTGTTGCGCCATCAAGTCTCTGTGTATCGTCTCTATGTTTCATACtggcccctggtggccaaggcacaacAGAAGGTGAAGCACAATGTCAGttgaattaaagcatgaaaaATATGAGCTGAAACTCTTTAATgaattacattctatttaattattgtatgactgtatgtttttgtatggaacaaattaaactcgcaaGTCCATTTTCTTTGAAAGACAAAAGTCTTTGATGTTTCCCAgtctaacatgtttttttttgtttcagtgtTCCACATGCCCGAGGGGCGAGCGCCGGTGAATCAATTCACCAGGACGGGGGAGTATCAGTGCACCGTGAACGACAGCCAGAACAAAAGTCTGGTGCTGCTCAGAGACAGCATGGAGCTGCACGCTATCACACTGCAGGGGGGAAGCAGCCACCGCAAAGGTCTGGACACCGTACACGAATTCTACATTTATATTCACACACACCGTGTTTCTTGCCACATTTCACCATGTTACATTCTCAGTTTACTCAACAGAATGACAACTCATCGTCGCCTGTCCTACATTAAATGCAACAAATACTAACATCCAATACAATACAAACTTCAGCCTTCACAAAAGCCCCTAAAAAGGATGtttttcttatatatatatatatatatatatactttaaaGAACTGGGAACTTTTTTgctaatattatatttttctttttattttctcaacattttatttacatttgtttgaacaaATTCAAGCCCTGACATGAACAAAATGTGACCACATTTAAGTTAATACCAAATAAAGCCCAgaaatctttttcttttgctgttaaaaattatttattatttgtttttagtttttttttaaattacacagggtcttttctttttaaatgcattcattctttattcatttttagtaTTAGTCAttataaagttgtatttcactgtcaaaacaaacacacattgtgtatttaatcaaACTGACTTAACTTTGTCTTACAAAAGTCACCTACCTGAAtgttaacacacaatgcaaaacgtcaTAGACAGGCTAAAGAAACTGGCATCAATTTTACAGTAGTTAGAACCATTTAAACAGCGGATTTTTGAagacaaacggtgcagcaacacgtgcAGACGGACAGCATAACAATATTCACCGGCAtagattctttatcctctgcaaaaaaacaacagtaataTTACGGCAGCTTAGTTGCAACAGTATTTTTGTCGTGTTACACCATTAAATCTTAAGTATATTATCAACAtctgtattatattgccccctggtggccaatgtGCACAAACATAAGCAGGCGTGTGAATTAACATGAAATCATAAGGCGAAAAgggtttatttacattttattcaatttatgttattactctatgtttttatagtgtaaaatacagtattgtagaatgctattttttatttaaaaacatgttacaacattttgttgttgttgtcaaagaTGAGTTGCAATACGCGTGTTTTGATTTACGAGCGTGGCCACGGAACGGattcaacttgtaagtcaaggcggCACTGTACTAACGTGCCGTTTGGTCTGTCATGCTTTGCAGTGCACCTCAACATGTCCACCTACGTGCACCCGTCCCTCAACACGGAAGCCCGACCGGTGGCCCTGGGCATCAAGGGCACCGACCTGTACCTGTCGTGCCACCAGGAGGGCACCAGGCCCACGTTGCACCTGGAGCCGGTA contains:
- the il1b gene encoding interleukin-1 beta; translated protein: MATETRCPMSPKLPAGLDLELCHHPLTMRKVVNLVVAMERLKGSRTEMALRNKFSGESFLNIMIDDIVEVFHMPEGRAPVNQFTRTGEYQCTVNDSQNKSLVLLRDSMELHAITLQGGSSHRKVHLNMSTYVHPSLNTEARPVALGIKGTDLYLSCHQEGTRPTLHLEPVEDRQSLMGVASESDMLRFLFYKRDSGVSLSTLASARFPNWYISTAEEDNMAVEMCQRTANRYVTFHIKRKN